One Cyanobacteria bacterium GSL.Bin1 genomic region harbors:
- a CDS encoding prohibitin family protein — translation MTKQTTQSLTAIIGGIIAALLILIGFNSYVVINPGEAGVLSVLGKAQEDALLEGIHYKIPFISKVDVYDVTVQKFEVPAQSATKDLQDLKASFAINFRLDPVQVVDIRRKQGTLSNVVSKIVAPQTQESFKVAAARKTAEEAITRRDELKADFDIALNERLDKYGILVLDTSVIDLNFTKEFAQAVEDKQIAEQSAQRAVYIAREAEQKAQADINRAKGRAEAQRLLAETLRAQGGSLVLQKEAIEAWRQGGSQMPNVLVMGGENKSSVPFLFNLGDLADIDEERPSPEEASPLDEPSPFEQDDDSSSSLDLPPSYGDLN, via the coding sequence TTGACCAAGCAAACCACCCAAAGCCTGACTGCAATTATTGGTGGGATTATTGCAGCTCTCCTCATCCTAATTGGTTTTAACTCTTATGTTGTGATCAACCCAGGGGAAGCAGGAGTGCTCAGTGTTCTCGGAAAAGCCCAAGAAGATGCCCTTCTCGAAGGGATTCATTATAAAATTCCTTTCATCTCGAAAGTAGATGTGTATGATGTCACTGTCCAAAAATTTGAAGTACCCGCCCAGAGCGCGACGAAAGATTTACAAGACCTGAAAGCAAGCTTTGCTATTAATTTTCGCCTTGATCCGGTGCAAGTCGTTGATATTCGTCGGAAGCAGGGAACATTAAGCAATGTTGTCTCTAAAATTGTTGCGCCTCAAACCCAAGAATCCTTTAAGGTCGCAGCAGCACGGAAAACTGCAGAAGAAGCCATTACCCGACGGGATGAATTAAAAGCAGACTTTGATATTGCCCTTAATGAACGACTCGACAAGTACGGTATTCTGGTCTTGGATACCAGCGTAATTGACCTTAATTTTACTAAGGAATTCGCGCAAGCGGTTGAAGATAAACAAATTGCCGAACAAAGTGCTCAACGTGCGGTTTATATTGCCAGGGAAGCCGAACAAAAAGCCCAAGCCGATATTAATCGCGCGAAAGGACGAGCCGAAGCGCAACGGCTTTTAGCCGAAACATTGCGGGCACAAGGGGGATCACTTGTTCTCCAAAAAGAAGCCATTGAAGCCTGGCGACAGGGTGGTTCGCAAATGCCCAATGTTTTAGTGATGGGGGGCGAAAACAAAAGCAGCGTGCCCTTTTTATTTAACTTAGGGGATCTCGCTGATATCGACGAAGAACGTCCTTCTCCAGAAGAAGCATCTCCTCTTGATGAACCTTCTCCCTTTGAACAAGATGATGACTCTTCCTCCTCTCTTGATCTGCCTCCTAGTTATGGAGATTTAAATTAA
- a CDS encoding prohibitin family protein, whose amino-acid sequence MTQPNIPSLTAIIGGVIAAVLLLIGFNSYTVINPGEAGVLSILGQAQEGALLEGIHFKPPIISKVDVYDVTVQKYEVPAQSATKDLQDLKASFAINFRLDPVRVVDIRRKQGTLSNVVAKIISPQTQESFKVAAARKTAEEAITRRDELKEDFDVALNERLDKYGIIVLDTSVIDLNFTKAFAQAVEDKQIAEQSAQRAVYIAREAEQEAQADINRAKGRAEAQRLLAETLRAQGGSLVLQKEAIAAWRQGGSQMPNVLVMGGENESSVPFLFNLGDLAEVDKNRPSPEEASPLDEPSPFEQDDDSASNLDLPSGYDSLDLN is encoded by the coding sequence TTGACTCAACCCAATATCCCAAGCCTAACCGCCATTATTGGCGGTGTGATTGCTGCTGTACTGCTGCTCATTGGCTTCAACTCATATACGGTGATTAACCCAGGAGAAGCAGGGGTGCTGAGCATTTTAGGGCAAGCCCAAGAAGGCGCATTGCTGGAGGGCATTCATTTCAAACCCCCCATCATCTCAAAAGTGGATGTTTATGATGTGACCGTGCAAAAGTACGAAGTACCCGCGCAAAGTGCTACGAAAGATTTACAGGATTTAAAAGCCAGTTTTGCCATTAACTTCCGGCTTGATCCAGTGCGAGTTGTGGATATTCGACGCAAACAAGGCACGCTTAGCAATGTTGTGGCAAAAATCATCTCTCCACAAACTCAAGAATCTTTTAAGGTAGCAGCAGCCAGAAAAACAGCCGAAGAAGCGATTACTCGGCGTGATGAATTAAAAGAAGATTTTGATGTTGCCTTGAACGAACGGCTGGATAAGTATGGCATTATTGTGCTCGATACCAGTGTGATCGACCTCAATTTTACTAAGGCTTTTGCTCAAGCGGTAGAAGATAAACAAATTGCGGAACAAAGTGCTCAACGGGCAGTTTACATCGCCAGAGAAGCCGAACAAGAAGCGCAGGCAGATATTAATCGCGCGAAAGGACGAGCCGAAGCGCAACGGCTTTTAGCAGAAACATTGCGGGCGCAAGGGGGATCACTTGTTCTCCAAAAAGAAGCGATTGCAGCCTGGCGACAAGGAGGGTCCCAAATGCCTAATGTTCTCGTCATGGGTGGAGAGAATGAGAGCAGTGTTCCCTTCCTGTTCAACTTAGGAGACTTGGCAGAGGTGGACAAAAATCGTCCTTCTCCAGAAGAGGCATCTCCTCTTGATGAACCCTCTCCTTTTGAACAAGACGACGATTCGGCTTCTAATCTAGACTTGCCTTCGGGTTATGACAGTTTAGATCTCAACTAA
- a CDS encoding Stp1/IreP family PP2C-type Ser/Thr phosphatase: MKRRFNGRTDTGVMRAVNQDCLYYDPQGRFFIVADGMGGHAGGQEASKIATQAISDYLEHHWDAEINSEVLLQQAVEEANEKIIADQQTHPERAEMGTTVVAVIFRKDQVWCVHVGDSRLYLWRDNELSQLTEDHTWVAWALKSGTISPAEAEVHPWRHVLSQCLGRKELYSIDIDILNIQPGDRLLLCSDGLTGEVPEKEITTYLKEAETCDQAVTQLIETAKENGGSDNITVIVIEEGETEDSFGSHDATETLSSEY; the protein is encoded by the coding sequence ATGAAACGTCGCTTTAATGGGCGAACTGATACCGGAGTTATGCGTGCAGTGAACCAAGACTGCCTCTATTACGACCCGCAAGGGCGTTTCTTTATTGTGGCAGATGGTATGGGAGGACATGCTGGTGGACAAGAAGCCAGTAAAATTGCGACGCAAGCAATTAGCGATTATCTCGAACACCATTGGGACGCTGAGATTAACTCTGAAGTCCTACTTCAGCAAGCTGTTGAGGAAGCAAATGAAAAAATTATTGCTGATCAACAAACTCATCCGGAACGGGCTGAAATGGGAACCACAGTGGTTGCAGTCATTTTTCGCAAAGACCAAGTGTGGTGCGTTCATGTGGGAGATTCGCGGTTATACCTCTGGCGAGATAATGAGCTGAGCCAACTCACTGAAGATCATACATGGGTCGCATGGGCTCTCAAGTCGGGCACGATTTCTCCTGCTGAAGCTGAAGTTCACCCTTGGCGCCATGTCTTATCCCAGTGTTTAGGCCGTAAAGAGCTTTATAGTATCGACATTGATATTCTCAATATTCAACCGGGCGATCGCCTTCTTCTTTGTAGTGACGGCTTAACGGGCGAAGTTCCCGAAAAAGAAATTACCACCTACCTGAAAGAAGCCGAAACTTGTGATCAAGCAGTGACGCAACTGATTGAAACAGCGAAAGAAAATGGCGGTTCCGATAATATTACCGTCATTGTCATTGAAGAAGGAGAAACTGAAGACAGCTTCGGCAGCCATGATGCCACCGAAACCTTGTCCTCAGAATATTAA
- a CDS encoding AarF/ABC1/UbiB kinase family protein yields the protein MSALSEKSNQPLNQQLSSPSSSSPEAGKKAYRWNQENYSRNRRRLDIWFFVLTLLFKLWLEGKKWSYIGGYSEEKKQARRQARAVWIRESLLELGPTFIKVGQLFSTRADIFPIEYVQELSKLQDRVPAFDFEQVQAIIKEDLGKTVDQLFQSFDPTPLAAASLGQVHKAQLHSGETVVVKVQRPGLKKLFTIDLAILKRIARYFQNHPRWGKGRDWIGIYEECCRILWEEADYLNEGRNADTFRRNFQNYKQVRVPRVYWRYTSLRVLTLEFVPGIKVSHHEALDAAGVDRSVIARLGAETYLQQLLYDGFFHADPHPGNLAVSPQGQLIFYDFGMMGRIKGNVREQLMETLFGIAEKNGDRVMQSLVELGALAPVGDTSAVRRSIQYMLDHFMDEPFEEQSVAEISDDLYEIAYNNPFRFPATFTFVMRAFSTLEGVGKSLDPEFNFMAVAQPYAMDLMNNNGYDSNKTFLDEIGRQAAQVSSTALGLPRRLEESIDKLERGDLRLRVRSIESDRILRRMSGVQLGTNYTLLMSAFIISATILLVNELIVLAVIMALAAGASGFAFIRLLKRLDRWDRMQ from the coding sequence GTGTCTGCGCTCTCTGAGAAATCGAATCAGCCTCTAAATCAACAACTCTCTTCCCCTTCTTCGTCCTCCCCAGAAGCGGGGAAAAAAGCCTATCGTTGGAATCAAGAAAACTACTCCCGTAACCGCCGACGGTTAGATATTTGGTTTTTTGTCTTAACGCTTCTATTTAAACTGTGGTTAGAAGGAAAAAAGTGGAGTTATATCGGTGGTTATAGCGAAGAAAAAAAGCAAGCCCGCCGTCAAGCTAGAGCAGTATGGATTCGGGAAAGTCTCTTAGAACTGGGTCCCACCTTCATCAAAGTGGGTCAACTCTTTTCAACCCGTGCTGATATTTTCCCGATTGAGTATGTTCAGGAACTCTCTAAACTGCAAGACCGAGTCCCTGCTTTTGATTTTGAACAAGTCCAAGCCATTATTAAGGAAGACTTAGGGAAAACGGTTGACCAACTCTTTCAAAGTTTTGACCCCACTCCCCTTGCTGCAGCTAGTTTAGGACAAGTGCATAAAGCCCAACTGCACAGTGGGGAAACAGTTGTGGTCAAGGTGCAGCGTCCGGGTCTGAAAAAATTATTTACGATTGACTTAGCGATTCTCAAGCGGATTGCCCGGTATTTCCAAAATCATCCCCGTTGGGGAAAGGGGCGCGATTGGATTGGCATTTATGAGGAATGTTGTCGCATTCTTTGGGAAGAAGCCGATTATCTTAACGAAGGGCGGAATGCCGATACGTTTCGTCGGAACTTTCAAAACTATAAACAAGTCCGTGTTCCTCGGGTCTATTGGCGTTACACCTCATTGCGTGTCTTAACCTTAGAATTTGTGCCCGGCATTAAAGTCAGTCATCACGAAGCCCTTGATGCTGCAGGTGTAGACCGGAGCGTTATCGCCCGTTTAGGCGCAGAAACTTATCTGCAACAGCTCCTTTATGATGGGTTCTTTCATGCCGATCCCCACCCGGGAAACCTAGCAGTGAGTCCCCAAGGACAACTCATTTTTTATGATTTTGGCATGATGGGACGAATTAAAGGCAATGTTAGGGAACAATTAATGGAGACCTTATTTGGCATTGCCGAAAAAAACGGCGATCGCGTAATGCAGTCTCTCGTGGAACTAGGTGCCCTTGCCCCCGTCGGAGATACCAGCGCCGTTCGTCGTTCCATCCAATATATGTTGGATCACTTCATGGATGAACCCTTTGAGGAACAATCAGTTGCCGAAATTAGTGATGACTTATACGAAATTGCTTATAATAACCCCTTCCGTTTTCCTGCCACGTTTACCTTTGTCATGAGAGCGTTTTCCACTCTTGAAGGCGTTGGCAAAAGTCTCGACCCAGAATTTAACTTTATGGCAGTTGCTCAACCCTATGCAATGGATCTTATGAATAATAACGGTTACGACAGCAATAAAACTTTTCTCGATGAAATTGGACGACAAGCCGCCCAAGTCAGTTCAACCGCATTGGGTTTACCTCGTCGCCTCGAAGAGTCGATTGATAAACTCGAAAGAGGGGATTTGCGTCTGCGTGTTCGTTCCATTGAAAGCGATCGGATTCTACGGCGGATGAGCGGTGTTCAGTTGGGAACAAATTACACCCTCCTCATGTCTGCTTTTATTATTTCTGCAACCATTTTACTGGTGAATGAACTAATTGTTTTAGCAGTTATTATGGCTTTAGCCGCAGGAGCTTCAGGATTTGCATTCATTCGTTTATTAAAACGCTTAGACCGTTGGGATCGAATGCAATAA
- a CDS encoding DUF4198 domain-containing protein, producing MKKISCLILTSLSLLLVSPTLAHSIWLEKEEEEELTIKYGHVEKEFEGYDPNKVKTVTAFAQSGDQMSVEMIPQGEKMILETEASPSLVAVTFDNGYWVETADGWQNISKQEVDSYISSSHTYKYTKALYQWSSSFIQPVDLTLEIVPLNNPFTLSSGEELKLKVLYEKEPLSQVKLTYNGAEGNVIETDKNGIASISLSDSKLHYIEVNHRYSVENNPKADEIAHSSTLTFELD from the coding sequence ATGAAAAAAATAAGTTGCTTGATTTTAACTTCTCTTTCCTTACTACTTGTTTCACCAACCCTTGCCCATAGCATCTGGCTAGAAAAAGAAGAAGAAGAAGAATTAACGATCAAATATGGTCATGTCGAAAAAGAGTTTGAGGGCTACGATCCCAATAAAGTAAAAACCGTAACTGCTTTTGCTCAAAGTGGGGACCAAATGAGTGTAGAAATGATTCCTCAGGGAGAAAAAATGATTTTAGAGACTGAGGCATCTCCGAGTTTAGTTGCGGTTACTTTTGATAATGGATATTGGGTAGAAACTGCAGACGGTTGGCAAAATATTTCTAAACAAGAAGTCGATAGTTATATTAGTTCTAGTCACACTTATAAATATACTAAAGCTCTTTATCAATGGTCATCTTCTTTTATTCAGCCCGTTGATTTGACCTTAGAAATTGTTCCTCTTAATAATCCTTTTACTCTTAGTTCTGGTGAAGAGCTTAAACTTAAAGTTTTATACGAAAAAGAACCTCTATCTCAAGTAAAACTTACGTATAATGGAGCTGAAGGAAATGTTATAGAAACCGATAAAAATGGAATCGCGTCTATTTCCTTAAGTGACTCGAAATTACATTACATTGAAGTGAATCATCGCTACTCTGTTGAAAATAACCCCAAAGCAGACGAAATTGCTCATTCATCAACCTTAACATTTGAGCTCGATTAA
- a CDS encoding GH3 auxin-responsive promoter produces the protein MSNLLLRILSQTSQLAKAQFEQQTKTVATTQENFLKQVLANHQDTLLGQEENLRAIKTVAEFRSRIPPRSYDQYESYIQRMAAGEANILTRDRVTYFNATSGSTGKQKLIPVTKKFQNSLGWANLISMGFLSSALKKRGSHLRKLLLTNSTHISGYTSGGIPYGSGSAGVLKMGKWIYQQLFANPYETLQIRDSLARHYLCLLFALQNRETGGIVANFPMLILRTCQYLEQYGDDFIHDLKMGTIPAWLKLDSHLRNELEKQLQPQPQRAQQLQTILSTQGRLTPPQVWKNLSYIATARGGTSDFYLQRFPHYLENTPVFGAAYASAEATYSIYPDLDVDGSILAVGTGFFEFIPEAEWEATHPQTLLATEVEVGQRYRILVTNYSGFYRYDNGDVVEVVGFYHQAPLIVFRHRRGGLISSTVEKTTEAHAVEAIQRLQTEFNLTLEDFCLTLSEKETPAHYILNIELPPEGSLPNLTQFLQRFDELLKEINPRYGEKRQDLVPPPRLHVLASGSFNIVRKRQLARGVPDSQLKFPHISEDRTLLNNLDILQIVKI, from the coding sequence ATGTCGAATCTTTTATTAAGAATTTTAAGTCAGACTTCTCAACTGGCAAAAGCCCAATTTGAACAACAAACTAAGACGGTTGCGACAACTCAAGAAAATTTTCTCAAACAAGTCTTAGCGAATCATCAAGATACTCTTTTGGGACAGGAAGAAAACTTGCGTGCGATTAAAACCGTTGCTGAATTTCGATCGCGCATTCCCCCTCGCAGCTACGATCAATATGAATCTTACATTCAACGGATGGCAGCCGGAGAAGCCAATATTTTAACGCGCGATCGCGTCACTTATTTCAACGCGACCAGCGGTTCTACCGGAAAACAAAAACTCATTCCGGTGACGAAAAAATTTCAAAATTCACTCGGTTGGGCCAACTTAATTAGTATGGGCTTTCTTAGCAGTGCCTTAAAAAAAAGAGGTAGCCATCTCAGGAAACTTCTTCTTACCAACAGTACCCATATTTCTGGTTATACCTCAGGAGGAATTCCTTATGGTAGTGGTTCGGCTGGGGTCTTAAAAATGGGGAAATGGATCTACCAACAACTCTTTGCCAATCCTTACGAAACCTTACAAATTAGGGATAGTTTAGCCCGTCATTATCTCTGCCTTCTCTTCGCCCTCCAAAATCGAGAAACCGGAGGAATTGTTGCTAATTTTCCAATGCTGATTCTTCGCACTTGCCAATATCTTGAACAGTATGGCGATGACTTCATTCACGATCTCAAAATGGGAACGATTCCCGCTTGGCTGAAGCTAGATTCTCACCTGCGCAACGAACTAGAAAAACAACTGCAACCCCAACCGCAACGCGCCCAACAATTGCAAACGATTTTAAGCACCCAAGGACGACTCACCCCGCCCCAAGTTTGGAAAAACCTTTCTTATATCGCTACAGCAAGGGGAGGAACCTCAGACTTTTACCTCCAACGCTTCCCCCACTACCTGGAAAATACCCCTGTTTTTGGTGCTGCTTATGCTTCTGCTGAAGCCACCTACAGTATTTATCCGGATCTCGATGTCGATGGGAGTATCCTCGCCGTCGGAACTGGTTTTTTTGAATTTATTCCTGAAGCCGAATGGGAAGCCACCCATCCCCAAACACTCCTCGCCACAGAAGTGGAAGTCGGACAGCGCTACCGTATTCTCGTCACGAACTACAGTGGGTTTTACCGCTACGATAATGGGGATGTTGTAGAAGTGGTGGGGTTTTACCATCAAGCGCCACTGATTGTCTTTCGTCATCGCCGTGGTGGACTGATTTCTTCCACAGTGGAAAAAACCACGGAAGCCCATGCCGTAGAAGCAATACAGCGTTTGCAAACCGAATTTAATCTCACTTTAGAAGACTTTTGTCTTACCCTTTCGGAAAAGGAAACCCCTGCTCACTACATTCTCAATATCGAACTCCCACCAGAAGGATCTTTACCCAACTTAACTCAATTCTTACAAAGGTTTGATGAATTACTCAAAGAAATTAACCCGCGCTATGGTGAGAAGCGTCAAGACTTAGTGCCCCCACCCCGCTTACATGTGCTAGCTTCAGGCAGTTTTAATATCGTTCGGAAACGACAGCTAGCTAGAGGAGTGCCCGACTCTCAATTAAAATTTCCTCATATTAGTGAAGATCGCACTTTATTGAACAATTTGGATATTTTGCAAATTGTAAAAATCTAA
- a CDS encoding cupin-like domain-containing protein: MSETIQKIDISDLSLETFFRSKYNKTVPIIVTGLLGKDTQWDLNYLCQTIGDNKFLFRHYGSQRYQTDKQQWQSIGSGVDVREMSFHEYAEMLRNGQAKSEDIYLAKASLKDTPLSQSPSLQTLGSKLSLKPVTDYRMYMGHGGHTASLHYDIVHGTLCQLYGQKKVILFPPRVTQSLYPFPIWVHLTHGMKLRCCYSQVDLEAKDLTKFPRLKTALKEQQTITLKAGEVLLIPVGWWHEIITLDTDEMSCSVSRFWQVSPQSAAYFSWQRLRPILGNILALPHLIQMMIKQFLKQPNWTTIQQILYRI, encoded by the coding sequence ATGAGCGAAACAATTCAAAAAATTGATATCTCTGATTTATCCTTAGAGACTTTTTTTAGATCAAAATACAACAAAACTGTTCCCATTATCGTGACTGGCTTACTAGGAAAAGATACACAATGGGACTTAAATTATCTTTGTCAAACCATTGGCGACAACAAATTTTTATTTCGACATTACGGATCCCAGCGCTATCAAACCGATAAACAGCAGTGGCAGAGTATTGGGAGTGGGGTAGATGTACGAGAAATGTCGTTTCATGAGTATGCCGAAATGCTGCGCAATGGTCAAGCCAAAAGCGAAGATATTTATTTAGCAAAAGCGTCTCTCAAAGATACGCCGTTGAGTCAAAGCCCTTCCTTACAAACACTCGGTTCTAAATTGAGCTTGAAACCCGTCACTGACTATCGAATGTATATGGGACACGGGGGACATACGGCTTCTCTTCATTACGATATTGTTCATGGCACCCTTTGTCAGCTTTACGGTCAGAAAAAAGTGATTCTTTTTCCTCCTCGGGTTACCCAATCTTTATATCCGTTTCCGATTTGGGTTCATTTAACCCATGGCATGAAGCTACGGTGTTGTTATAGTCAGGTAGATCTAGAGGCAAAAGATTTGACAAAATTTCCTCGGTTAAAGACGGCCTTAAAGGAACAGCAAACCATTACCTTAAAGGCGGGAGAAGTGCTTTTGATTCCGGTGGGCTGGTGGCACGAAATTATTACCCTCGATACCGATGAAATGTCTTGTTCGGTGAGTCGGTTTTGGCAAGTTTCTCCCCAAAGCGCAGCCTATTTTTCTTGGCAACGTTTGCGACCTATCTTAGGGAATATTCTTGCCTTACCCCACTTAATCCAGATGATGATTAAGCAATTCTTAAAACAGCCCAATTGGACAACAATCCAGCAAATTTTGTATAGAATCTAA
- a CDS encoding fatty acid hydroxylase family protein translates to MIVLISFIAAFVAASLVEYWIHRLMHVSQKLGERHRDHHRRNEGQGVVWEFLDYVRGGAIAMVLPFFISLEVGSGWLLGALAYAAFSAYAHQLQHENPTRCFWMKMPVHYVHHKYGMWHHNFGLGVDWWDHVFGTYKLVDWLTEEELSQQSGYLALKWW, encoded by the coding sequence ATGATTGTTCTAATTAGCTTTATTGCTGCTTTTGTGGCTGCTAGTTTGGTGGAATACTGGATCCATCGTCTAATGCATGTGTCTCAAAAATTGGGAGAACGTCACCGGGATCACCATCGTCGCAATGAAGGACAAGGGGTGGTCTGGGAATTCTTAGACTATGTTAGGGGAGGCGCGATCGCGATGGTACTGCCATTTTTCATTTCTCTCGAAGTGGGAAGCGGTTGGCTACTCGGGGCACTGGCTTATGCTGCCTTTTCTGCTTATGCCCACCAACTGCAACACGAAAATCCCACCCGCTGCTTTTGGATGAAAATGCCGGTTCACTATGTTCATCATAAATATGGGATGTGGCATCATAATTTTGGCCTCGGAGTAGACTGGTGGGACCATGTTTTTGGCACCTACAAGCTAGTGGATTGGTTGACAGAAGAAGAACTGTCCCAGCAATCTGGATACCTTGCCCTGAAAT